Proteins from a single region of Stigmatella erecta:
- a CDS encoding acetoacetate decarboxylase family protein gives MWTRTKRLKQQTGRYSRVDGIPYALPINSRASPALMAAFTIDASKAAALMPGHEVHPLRLWGNKGVLLVTVIDYRDTDIGPYIEFSVAIACTHGPKPALPLWPLLFQKNHGLGQYVVDLPVSTEISVKGGKGIWGMPKHQANLDFRISGQTLSSQYDKDGKLALRIEIDRPGKAWLPLRARGANYCQFRGMLMKSLISFRGKFAFRLGRKASAQLTLGDHPRVQPLKTLGIASRPFFTGFLPSASGELDDHFECWFLSYPALPAGPQEGLESVTGLGLSQQWLTPPSAGGRQQPPLLPLTPEIPQMTTSSSGLAFRETMSGPLALHETDPLAGAIKGRHTPFTFHATIRIDDMEAFLRDPLHEAHLAAHVSYPPFGDNLPVKRGSFNLFKSGDNPGTRLMTYGMAFEHQGREYYLAGTKTIHDDPGSDLWHDTTRLYCRLHEGPDERGPTVGAGVLKLGLGELLKLVSSMRSSREGAAGIQAVMHFGRFFLGALWEIYLPLARGPGAAAHEPLSPPVNEPGAPR, from the coding sequence ATGTGGACCCGAACCAAACGGCTGAAGCAACAGACGGGACGCTACTCGAGGGTGGATGGCATCCCCTACGCGCTGCCCATCAACTCCCGGGCATCCCCCGCGCTGATGGCGGCATTCACGATCGACGCGAGCAAGGCCGCCGCGCTGATGCCTGGCCATGAGGTGCACCCGCTGCGCCTGTGGGGAAACAAGGGCGTCCTGCTCGTCACGGTCATCGACTACCGGGACACGGACATCGGGCCCTACATCGAGTTCAGCGTCGCCATCGCCTGCACCCACGGCCCGAAGCCTGCCCTCCCCCTGTGGCCCCTGCTCTTCCAGAAGAACCATGGGCTGGGCCAATACGTGGTGGACCTGCCGGTGAGCACGGAGATCTCCGTGAAGGGCGGCAAGGGCATCTGGGGCATGCCCAAGCACCAGGCGAACCTGGACTTCCGCATCAGCGGCCAGACCCTCAGCAGCCAGTACGACAAAGACGGGAAGCTGGCGCTGCGCATCGAGATTGACCGGCCCGGCAAGGCCTGGCTTCCCCTGCGCGCCCGCGGTGCCAACTACTGCCAGTTCCGCGGGATGCTGATGAAGTCCCTCATCTCCTTCAGGGGAAAATTCGCCTTCCGGCTGGGAAGGAAGGCCTCGGCCCAGCTCACCCTCGGAGACCATCCGCGCGTGCAGCCGCTCAAGACGCTCGGGATTGCCTCCCGGCCGTTCTTCACCGGTTTCCTCCCCTCCGCGAGCGGCGAGCTGGATGACCATTTCGAGTGCTGGTTTCTCAGCTACCCCGCGCTTCCTGCCGGACCCCAGGAAGGGCTGGAGAGCGTGACTGGTCTCGGCCTGAGCCAGCAGTGGCTGACGCCGCCCAGCGCCGGCGGCAGGCAGCAGCCCCCCCTCCTTCCCCTCACACCGGAGATTCCCCAAATGACCACCTCCTCCTCCGGCCTGGCCTTTCGCGAGACCATGTCCGGTCCACTGGCACTCCACGAGACCGATCCCCTCGCGGGGGCGATCAAGGGCCGCCACACCCCCTTCACCTTCCACGCCACCATCCGCATCGACGACATGGAGGCGTTCCTCCGGGACCCTCTGCATGAGGCCCACCTCGCCGCCCACGTCTCCTACCCGCCCTTCGGGGACAACCTCCCGGTGAAGCGGGGGAGCTTCAACCTCTTCAAGTCCGGCGACAACCCGGGCACCCGGCTGATGACCTATGGCATGGCCTTCGAGCACCAAGGCCGCGAGTACTACCTGGCGGGCACGAAGACGATCCACGACGATCCAGGCTCGGATCTGTGGCACGACACCACCCGGCTCTACTGCCGGCTCCATGAAGGCCCGGACGAGCGCGGCCCCACGGTGGGCGCGGGCGTTCTCAAGCTGGGCCTGGGAGAGCTGCTCAAGCTCGTCTCCAGCATGCGCTCGTCCCGCGAGGGGGCCGCTGGCATCCAGGCCGTGATGCACTTCGGCCGGTTCTTCCTCGGAGCCCTCTGGGAAATCTATCTCCCCCTCGCCCGCGGGCCCGGCGCGGCGGCGCACGAGCCGCTGTCGCCTCCCGTGAATGAACCTGGAGCCCCCCGATGA